The following proteins are encoded in a genomic region of Pangasianodon hypophthalmus isolate fPanHyp1 chromosome 26, fPanHyp1.pri, whole genome shotgun sequence:
- the tmem39a gene encoding transmembrane protein 39A, whose translation MPGGRRGPSRQQLSRSALPSLQTLVGGGLSNGTGHRSRSSNSSGLSAPPLTTLITPEPVRHCRIPELPLDSSLLFEFLLFLYLLVALFVQYINIYRTVWWYPHIHPAASTSLNFYLIDYHLAIFITVMLARRLVWTIVSEASQASPSSFVQYVLLIVARLSLLTLCGWILCWTLVNLFKTHSVLNLLFLGYPFGVYVPLCCFHQEGRTQQAPTDCSFSEQDGTDSSLQRPKDFLALVRENLREQFFSPAHVPAHTCPPSPELIRSEVEELKSDFNRRIKEVLFNSLFSAYYVAFLPLCFVQKTQYYDMRWSCEHLIMVWINAFVMLMSQLLPPSYCDLLHRSAAHLGRWQRLEHGSYSNAPQHTWSENTIWPQGVLVRHSRCLYKAVGPYNVALPSDVSHARFYFLFHKPLRILNLLIGIESSVVLYQLYSLLRSERWNHTLSLGLILFCNYYVLFKLLRDRIVLGKAYSYPLNSNSLGLKSQ comes from the exons ATGCCCGGGGGCCGCAGGGGTCCGAGTAGACAGCAGCTGAGCCGCTCGGCGTTGCCCTCCCTGCAAACTCTGGTGGGGGGTGGCCTCAGCAACGGCACGGGCCACAGGAGCAG GAGCAGTAATTCATCGGGTCTGTCGGCTCCCCCTCTCACGACCCTGATTACGCCCGAGCCGGTGCGCCACTGCCGCATCCCCGAGCTTCCTCTGGACAGCAGCTTGCTCTTCGAGTTCCTGCTCTTCCTCTACCTGCTGGTGGCACTCTTTGTGCAGTATATTAACATCTACAGGACGGTGTGGTGGTATCCTCACATCCACCCTGCTGCCTCTACCTCGCTG AACTTTTATCTGATAGACTACCACCTGGCTATCTTTATCACCGTGATGCTGGCCAGAAGACTAGTATGGACCATCGTCTCAGAG GCGTCCCAGGCGAGCCCGTCTTCATTCGTGCAGTATGTGCTGCTGATCGTGGCCCGACTCAGTCTCCTCACTCTGTGTGGTTGGATTCTCTGCTGGACCCTCGTCAACCTCTTCAAGACCCACTCAGTGCTTAACCTGCTCTTCTTGGGCTACCC gtTTGGTGTATACGTGCCACTGTGCTGTTTTCACCAAGAAGGCCGAACTCAGCAAGCACCGACAGACTGCTCATTTTCAGAGCAGGACGGGACAGACAGCTCTCTGCAGCGACCCAAGGACTTCTTAGCGCTTGTGCGCGAGAACCTGCGGGAGCAATTCTTCAGCCCCGCCCATGTTCCCGCCCACACATGCCCGCCCTCTCCTGAGCTCATACGCAGCGAGGTGGAGGAGCTCAAGAGTGACTTTAACCGTCGCATCAAAGAGGTGCTCTTCAATTCGCTGTTCAGTGCCTACTACGTGGCCTTCTTACCGCTCTGTTTCGTCCAG AAAACACAGTACTATGACATGCGCTGGTCATGTGAGCACTTGATCATGGTGTGGATCAACGCATTCGTAATGCTGATGAGTCAGTTGCTCCCTCCCAGCTACTGCGACCTGCTGCACCGCTCTGCCGCACATCTGGGCCGGTGGCAGCGACTCGAACATGGCTCGTACAGCAACGCACCACAACACAC gTGGTCAGAGAACACAATCTGGCCTCAGGGTGTGCTAGTGAGACACAGTCGCTGTCTGTACAAGGCCGTGGGGCCATATAATGTGGCCTTGCCCTCTGACGTCTCGCATGCCAGATTTTAT TTCCTGTTCCATAAGCCATTGCGGATCCTGAACCTTCTGATCGGGATCGAGTCGAGCGTGGTGCTCTACCAGCTGTACTCACTGCTGCGCTCCGAGCGCTGGAATCACACGCTCTCGCTGGGCCTCATTCTCTTCTGCAACTACTATGTGCTGTTCAAGCTGCTGCGGGACCGCATCGTGCTGGGCAAAGCCTACTCGTACCCCCTGAACAGCAACAGCCTGGGCCTCAAGTCCCAGTGA
- the LOC113537384 gene encoding serine protease 23: MASVLHPVLFLLLQLLHVQSSFHQKPQWPLQRVPVVLPQQTEERPPPHFIGPAHLEVTSSCGPECHKKAPTPSYWDLRSFLSYETLHSNGQLTETVVGIYGFNPNMLKSPAAEQGRSRAKRQIFGHDGRFSIVGQDFLLNYPFSTAVKLSTGCSGTLVGNQHVLTAAHCIHDGKNYVKGAQRLRVGFLKPRQKDQPSNNSTDNKMKFQWIRVKRTHVPKGWIKGNANEIGMDYDYALLELKKTHKRKHMKLGVSPAAQQLPGKRVQFSGFDNDRAGQLVYRFCKAGDETYDLLYQHCDAQPGASGSGVYARMWDRRRRRWERKVIGIFSGHQWVDLNGAPQEFNVAVRITPLKYAQICYWIKGNYVDCREG, from the coding sequence ATGGCATCCGTGCTCCATCCTGTCCTGTTCCTTCTACTTCAGTTACTTCATGTTCAGTCAAGCTTCCATCAGAAGCCCCAGTGGCCTTTGCAGCGTGTGCCTGTAGTCCTTCCTCAACAGACTGAGGAGCGTCCGCCCCCTCATTTCATCGGCCCAGCTCATCTGGAAGTGACCTCTTCCTGTGGTCCCGAGTGTCACAAGAAAGCCCCAACACCCAGCTACTGGGACCTGCGAAGCTTCCTGTCCTATGAGACTCTCCACTCAAATGGCCAGCTGACTGAAACAGTTGTGGGAATCTATGGCTTCAACCCAAACATGCTGAAGAGCCCTGCCGCTGAGCAGGGACGTTCCAGAGCCAAGCGCCAGATCTTTGGCCATGATGGTCGCTTCAGCATTGTGGGCCAGGACTTCCTGCTGAACTACCCCTTTTCGACTGCTGTGAAGCTCTCCACAGGGTGCTCAGGCACGCTAGTGGGTAACCAGCATGTTCTCACTGCAGCCCACTGCATCCATGATGGAAAGAACTACGTAAAAGGTGCACAGAGGTTGCGTGTGGGTTTTCTGAAGCCACGGCAGAAGGACCAACCATCTAACAACAGCACTGACAACAAGATGAAGTTCCAGTGGATCAGAGTCAAGCGTACCCATGTGCCCAAGGGCTGGATAAAAGGCAACGCTAATGAAATTGGCATGGACTATGATTACGCCCTCCTGGAACTCAAGAAGACTCACAAGCGTAAACACATGAAGCTGGGAGTGAGTCCTGCTGCCCAGCAACTGCCTGGTAAACGAGTGCAGTTCTCCGGCTTCGACAACGATCGAGCAGGCCAGCTGGTCTACCGCTTCTGCAAAGCCGGGGATGAAACCTACGACCTTCTGTATCAGCATTGTGATGCTCAGCCTGGAGCTAGCGGCTCTGGTGTTTATGCCCGGATGTGGGACCGCAGGCGCCGCCGCTGGGAGCGAAAGGTGATCGGCATCTTTTCGGGACACCAGTGGGTGGACCTCAATGGTGCCCCCCAGGAGTTTAACGTAGCAGTGCGCATCACGCCTCTTAAATATGCCCAGATCTGCTACTGGATCAAAGGGAATTATGTGGACTGCAGAGAAGGCTGA